The Alistipes megaguti sequence GGGGCCTGAAGTTTCAGCGGGATCAGATAGCCGTTGGCATCGGTCAGCGATGAAAGGTCACCCTGCAACGTTACGACCACCTGATCGGCCGACTTGTTGGCGTCGGCGGCAATCGTGCAGGGGACGTTCTCCAGGTGGACATACTGGCTCTCCATGGCGGCGTACGAAGTGCCGTGAGCGGCATTATAGGTGCTGACCAGCGAGTTGTCGACCTCAACACCCACCGAGAAGCCCGAAGGCGACGTGATGGTGGTCTGCACGTTGAACGCCGCGTTCACACCCGAGATGGCACCGGCCACCGTATGGTGCGTCAGCGTACCCGTCAGGACATTGTCTGCGCCGCACTGCGCATAGATCGTCGGATCGGTGCTCTCGATCTGGTAGACCTCCATTTCGTAAAGATTCTGAGACCAGCCCGTGAAGTCGAACGACAACTGCAGGTAACGGGCCTCCACGTAGTCCGCCAGGGCTACGTAGTAGTCGCCGGCACTCCACGTCGAACCGTTGTAGACGCTTTCGCCATCGGCAACGGTTCCGGCCGTATCCCATGTTTCGCCGTCCAGACTGTAGGCAATCGAGACATTGCCGATACCGTAGGTATAGAGGTGCAGACCGGTAACCATCTGCGTCTGCTTCATGTCAACGGTGATCACGTTGCCCGAGGAGGAGAGTCCGCTGGCAGCCGTTCCGTTGTTCCCGTCGAAGAGATTGGCGGCATCACCGCAGTCGGCCGTCCACGCCGAGCTGCCGCCGGCCGGGAAGCCTACCATGTCGTCGGCCGAGTCGATGTCGCGGATGACGTTGTTCTCCACGTTGATGCGGACATAAACCACACCGCGACTTTCACTGACAACCGCATCCGACGACGAGGTCGTCAGCTTCAGCGGTACGAGGTAACCTACCTTGGCCGTCAGCCCCGAGAGGTCGCCCTGCAACGAGATCCGCACCTCATTCTCCGAAGCATTATCTCCGCCGGCAATGGTCTGCGAAGCGTTCTCCAGCAGGAGATTCTCGCTGGGCAGTGCCTCATACGAAGTCCCGTTCTGTTCGTTATAGGCGGCGATCAGCGAATTGTCGGCAGCTACGGTTGCCTGGTAGCCGTTCTGCGAGGAGATCGTCGTATAGACCTTGAATGCGGCTTCCAGATCACATGTCGAGCCGACACCCTTCTTGTGGGTGATCTTGCCCGTGAGCAGGTTGTTCTCGCCCGTCATCAGGTAGAGCGTCGGATCGGTGCTCTCGATCATGTAGACGTCGAGTTCGCTGATCGATGCGGACCGCGACGAGGAAAAGTCGATCGTCAACCGCAGGTAGCGTGCCTCGACGTAGTCGTAGATGGCCACGTAGGTGGTCGAACCCGAGCTTACCGTCTCGCCATCGACCGGGGTGCCGCCCTGTGACCAGCTCTTGCCGTCGAGACTGTACTCGATCGACAGGCGCGACATCGTGCCGCCGTCGATGGCCAGTCCCGTCATCATGTGCACCGTCTTCATGTCGATGGTCACGACGTTGCCGCTTGCCGAGAAGCTCGAAGAGGTTGACGAGCTGCCGTCGAACAGGTTGGCGAAGTTCGCGCAGTCGGCTGTCCACTCACTCCGGTCACCGGCCGGGAATCCGGCCATGTCGTCCGTTGAGGTGATCGGTCGGATCAGGTTGGTCTCGGTCTCGACCAGCAGGTAGACGGCACCCAGCATCTCGCTCGAGGCCATGCCCGGAGATTCGATCCGCAGGGCAGCCAGGTAGTAACGCTCGGTCAGAGCCGCCAGATCGGCCGACTCGTTGAGCGACAACCGCAGCGGTTCTTCGGTCTGCACGCTGTTCTCGGGGAGTGTCAGCGTTGCATTTTCCATGACGAGATACTCCTCGGGCAGCGCCGCGTACTGGGTCTCATGTTCGGCGTTGTAGTTCTCGACGAGCGAGGCATCATAGACAAGCGACACCGTGGTCGCCGCGTGAACCGGCGTATTGCAGCGCACGTAGAATTCGGTCGAGAAGTTGCCCGACGATCCGGTGGGACGATGCGAAACCAGTGTCGAGAAGAGATTCTCGTCCCCTGTATTGACATAGGCGAGTGTCGGAGCGCCGTCGACCGTGACGGTGTAGTCCTCGAACTCCTCGCAGGAGGACAGGGCGACGATCATCGCTGCTGCCGCTGCGGTATATTTCATGATGTTTTTCATAATCTCGATTCGTTTAGGTTATTTGACGACCGCGGGATTCTGCAGCTGGATGCCACGACGCAGATGGCCGTAAGGCATCTCCTTGTCGGCTCCCGAGTCGGTGGTATGGTAGTCGCGCTGCACCATGAAGGCACCGAATCCGCCCTTGTACCCCTCGGACGGCTGGAAGGCTGCCTGGTCCTCCAGACCGCCGCCCGTGGTCCAGTAGTCACCGATATTCTCCGTGTAGATGCACTTCTCCCACGGGAATCCCGAGACGGCCGAGCAGCTGTGTGCGCCGTAATTCTGGCGAACGAAGTAGTTCAGGTAGGGCTCCGTCTCGGCAGGAGGCGTATGGCCGTCGACGATCAGCAGTTTGGTCGTATCAGCGCCCTTCGGGCCGATGAACTGTGCCAGATACTTCACGAAGAGCGTCATACGGTCGCCGTAGATACCGTAAGCTATCTCATCGCTCGATTCGGGTTCGTAGTCGAGGTCCAGACCGTCGATGCCGTTGTCCCACATCTGCTGCAGCAGGTAGTTGCCGTAACGCACGCACCAGTCGGGGTAGGTTCCCGTCGGGTCGTCGGTCGTGGTCTGGTTGACCATGTCCTCGTAGGTGAGGCCGAAGTTGGCGTAGTTCTCATTCTCCATGATACGGATGATCGTCGGAGCGACGAGCAGCGTACCCTTCTTGTTGCGCATTTCCCACATCTCCTTGTATGCCAGACTGTTCTGCACCGGATCGGGATAACCGCCCCACAACGAGCAGATATCCACGCTGTCGGGCAGCGCCGAGAAGCGGTAGGCCGGCGTCGAGGGGTCGCCGTTGTAGTCGCCGAACCACACGAAGCAGATCGACCGCTCGAACAGGTTTGCCTTGTAGTTGCGCAGGTTCTCGTAGTATTTCTCGCTGTACTGCTTGGCAGGCTGCAGGTTCAGCGGTTCGTAATCGGTGTCGCAGGCCGCAAATCCTCCGCAGACGAGGCCCAGAACGACGCTTGTTACTATCTTTTTCATATCAGTTCTTGAGTTTCAGGTTCTGTGCTTAATTCTTCTTGTCCCACCAGAGCGTCGTGCCTCCGTTGTCACCCGTCGGGTTCGAGGATTCGCCGTTGAGCGTTACGATGGCATTCTGCACGGCCGCAGCGTTGGTGGCATACTCCGTCGAGGGGAAGTTCAGACGGCGGATCTGCTTCGAGGTGCTGATCAGTCCCGACTGGTTGTTGATTACGTTGGGGAAGATCTTCGGGTAACCCGTGCGACGGAACTCCGACCAGGCCTCCTGACCGTCGGGGAAGATGGCCAGATACTTCTGCGTGATGATCCGCTCGAGCATCGTTTCATCATCGGCCGAATCCTCCCAGGCGATGGTAATCTTGCCCAGCGCCGAAGCCGAGTTCGACGAGACAACCATGTCGGTATAGTCGGCCGGAGTCTTTACGTTGTCGGTCATGTAGGTTTCGACGCCGCTGACCCCCTCGGTCGAGAACGAGCACTCGATACCCTTGTTGTAGTACTCGCCGGCGGCCGTCTTCGAACCGAAGTGCAGCTCGTACTCGGCACGCAGGAACCAGGCCTCGGCCGGTTTCATCCAGACGATGGCGTCGTTGTTCGTGCAGTTGACGCTCGAGAGCAGATCCGACAGCACGTAGTCGGCCGTGATGTTGATTCCGTTGCGTACGCCGCGGTACTCGCCGCGCGAGTTCTTCGTGAAGTAGGCTTCGCGACGCGGATCCTCATAGCCGTTCATGTAGGACTCGATGGTGGCACCGATGCGGCTGTCACCGCCGTTGAACGAGTACTGGATCATGTAGAGCGGATACTCCCACTGGGTGGCCGTGGCGGGTTTGGCAAACTGGGCGATGTCCGAAGCGTCGGTCATCAGACCCACCGAATTGTTGATCGCCGCCTCGGCCTGAGCCTTCGAGAGTTCGCGATCGGCATAGTAGACACGCATGGCCAGGCGCAGACGCAGCGTATTGGCAAACTTCACCCACGCGCGGACATTCCCCTTGTAAATGGGGTCGTAGTTGGCCAGCAGCGTTGCCGAAGGATTCTTTTCATAGAAATCGGTCAACAGCGTAATGGCGGCGTCGAGCTCTTCGAAAAAGTGGTTGTAGATCACCTCCTGGGAGTCGTACTCCTGCTGGATGCCGCTGCTGCCGATCGAAAGATAGGCGATCGGGCCGTAGGTGTCGGTCACACGGTGCATGACGGCCACTTTCAACACGTCGGCCAGTGCTACGGCCTCGGGCGACTCCTCGCGCAGCGCGTCCAGCTGGGCCCACGGCCCCATGGCACGCTGGAAGGCATCGTCATGCATGGCATTGTGCCATTCGGCAGCCAGAATATCATAGAGATTGTTGGCCCGGAAGCTCGATTTCGTTGCTCCGGTATAGCCGGCGAAGATGTTGCCGGCCAGATCCTGAATCACCTGGAAGTTGGCACTTCCGTACTCCTCGCCGCCGACAATCTGGAAGGTCGGGATGACATTCTGTGCCAGCTGCATGAAGGCCGAACCGGTGCGCAGATCGTCCCAGCCGAGCATCTCGTCGGTTGCTTCGTCGGGATTGGTGTTCTTCTCGTAGAAGTCGCCCGTGCAAGCCCCCAGCGAAAGGAGTGCTGCCGCAAGCGAGAGTTTTATGCTGTTCTTGAATTTCATGGCTGATCGTTTTAGAAGGTTACTTTAACCGAGAATCCCAGGTTGCGCAGACTCGGCTGCTGGAAATAGTCGATACCCGACGAATAGGTTCCCGAGCCCGATACCAGTTCGGGGTCGAACGGAGCCTTGCAGTAGAGCATCAGCAGGTTGCGGCCGATGAACGAAACGTTGAGACCCTTGATCCACTTGCACCACTTCTGCACGGGGAAATCGTAGCCGAAGGTCAGCTCGCCCAGACGCACGTTGGTCATCGAGTAGACGTAGCACGAACCGATGGCACCCTCGCCCAGATTGGCCGTCTTTTCGTAGTAGGACTGGATCTTGCCCACGCGCTGGCCGTTGATCAGGACACCGCCGTTGTCGCGGGCCTCGGCCGTGACGGCCGACACGCCGTAGTAGTCCATGGCGGCCTGCGTCAGCGAGACGCCCACGCCGCCTACGCGGGCATTGAACATGAAGCCGAGCGAGAATCCCTTCCAGTTGAAACTGTTGCGCCACGAGAGCGTGTAGGAGGGGTTCGTGTTGCCGGCATAGATGAAGTTGTTGGGATCGGTGGCGATGTCGCCGGCGGGCGATACCCAGATGTAGCCGTGGTCATCGGTCTTGAGCGTGTTGACGTAAAGATCACCCATGCGGCCGCCCTCGCGGACCACCATCTTCACGCCCGTCGTACCGCCCATGACCATCGAGTCCTGGGTGATGCGCTCGCCGTTGATCTCGTAGTCGTGAAGCATGCGCACGATCTTGTTGCGGTTGCGCGAGTAGATGACGTTCGACTGCCAGTCGACCGGACCGAGTTTCTGGTTGACCTCCAGCGAAAGCTCGACACCTTTGTTGTCGACCCGACCGCCGTTGACATACATGCTCGTCTTGGTCGAGGTGGAGGAGATCGAGGGCTGGAAGATCTGGTTCAGCGTGCGGGAGTTGTAGTAGGTAGCGCCGACGATGATCTTGTTGCCCCACAGGCGGACATCGGCACCCACCTCCCACGATTTCGTGCGCTCGGGCTCGTAGTTCTCGGCCGTGAGGAAGGTCGTCGTCTGCGGACCGCTCGACGAAACGGGATAGGTCGGCACGGTGATGTAGCGCATCGGGGCGTTACCTACCTCGGCATACGAAGCGCGGATCTTGGCGTAGGAGAGCACCTTGGACTGTATGCCGAAGATGTCGGTCACTACGGCCGAGAGACCCACCGAAGGATAGAACATCGAGAGGCTCTTGGTATTGACCAGCGCCGTGGACCAGTCGTTTCGGCCCGTCAGATCGAGGAAGACCATGTTGCGGAAGCCCAGCTGAACGGTGGCGAATACCGACTGGGTCTGATCGTTGTAGGTCGTCTTCGAACTGGCCTTGTTGGCGGTCATGTTGCTTAGCGTAAAGAGATTGGCCACCGAGGTCAGGTCGCCTCCGAGCAGCGTGGCCCGGTATTTCAGGTCCTCGATCGAGGCACCGATCGTAGCCGTCAGCGAAAGCTGCTGGTCGAAGAAGGTCTTGTTGATGTTGGCCATCACGTCGCCGTAGCGCTGCATCGTGCGATACTCGTTGTAGTAGTAGCGGCCGTAGTCGCCGGCGAAGAGTTTGTTGGTCGAGGCGTAGTTTTTCTGCTCGGCCAGCATGTCTGTGTAGTCGATGCGGGCGCGGGCCGTCACGTCGAGCCAGTCGGTGATGTCATAACTGAGCGAGGCGCCCATCAGGAAGCGATTCTTCGCCGTGTTGAACATGTTGCGGTTGATGATCCAGTAGGGGTTCTGCATCGACATGCCCATGTCGCCCCAGTCCCAGTACTGGGTCTTGAAGTTGCGCGAGGCGTCGTAACGCTCATAGACGGCATACTTGTTCAGATCCTCGCTCGGCGAGAGCAGGTAGATCGGCACCAGCGGGTTGTAGTACTGACCCGAGGCGAGCATGTTCTGCTCGTTGAGGTTGATGTACATGCCCAGCACGCTCAGGTGCATGCGGTCCTTGAGGAAGGAGTTGGTATGGCTGGCCGTGAAGTTGTAACGGTTGAACTCGTTGTTGGGGATGATGCCTTCGGCCTTGACCACGCCGGCCGAGAGGTAGGTCGAGCTCTTACCCTTGCCGAAGGAGAGGCTCACGGAGTTGGTGGTGTTGTAGCCCGTCTGGAAGAAATCCTCGGGCGACCACGTGGAGGCCTTCGACATGCGGGTCGTGCTCCACGAACCGAAACTTCCTTCCAACGCTCCGTACGAACGCTGGAAATCGGGCATCATGAAGGGCGACATGAAGGTGGTGTTGTTGCTGTAGGAGACCGAGAGCCCCTCCTCGCCCGTACGCGTCGAAAGCATGACGACGCCGTTGGCGGCCTTCGAACCGTAGAGGGCGGCCGACGAGGGACCCGTCAGCACCGACATGTTGCCGATATCGTCGGAATTGAACATCGAGATGCCGTCGCCCGAGGGGTTCGACGTACGCATGATCGTGTAGGAGGCCGACGGCGAAGCGGTCGAGAGCGACGGCAGCGGAATACCGTCGAGCACGTAGAGGGCGTTGTTGTCGTTGTTGATCGACTTCGTACCGCGCATGACGATCTTCGTCTCACCGCCGATACCGGCTGCGCTGCTGTTGATCTGCACACCGGCGATGCGGCCCGAGAGGTTATTGGCCAGGCTGATATCCTTGGCCTTGAAGACCTCGTCCGTGATGACATTCTGAACGTTGTACGACACGGCACGCTCGGCGCGCTTGATACCGAGAGCGGTCACGACGACGGCCTCCAGCTGCTGGTTGTCTTCCAGCAGGGTGATGTCGAGCATCGTGCG is a genomic window containing:
- a CDS encoding glycoside hydrolase family 18 produces the protein MKKIVTSVVLGLVCGGFAACDTDYEPLNLQPAKQYSEKYYENLRNYKANLFERSICFVWFGDYNGDPSTPAYRFSALPDSVDICSLWGGYPDPVQNSLAYKEMWEMRNKKGTLLVAPTIIRIMENENYANFGLTYEDMVNQTTTDDPTGTYPDWCVRYGNYLLQQMWDNGIDGLDLDYEPESSDEIAYGIYGDRMTLFVKYLAQFIGPKGADTTKLLIVDGHTPPAETEPYLNYFVRQNYGAHSCSAVSGFPWEKCIYTENIGDYWTTGGGLEDQAAFQPSEGYKGGFGAFMVQRDYHTTDSGADKEMPYGHLRRGIQLQNPAVVK
- a CDS encoding SusC/RagA family TonB-linked outer membrane protein; the protein is MRALCFALTVLVSPVFAQETKPITLEVKDAPIVSVIKQIEQQSGYTFFYNTKDIETVRNVSLNLHDSDLKSALNHLFRGTGITWSIDEKHVILKGGADTRPQPAQADRLSGKIVDKNGMPIIGATIIVAGSTTQGTTTDVDGMFYFPWSSQIASATLNISFIGYVSQSVPVGGRTMLDITLLEDNQQLEAVVVTALGIKRAERAVSYNVQNVITDEVFKAKDISLANNLSGRIAGVQINSSAAGIGGETKIVMRGTKSINNDNNALYVLDGIPLPSLSTASPSASYTIMRTSNPSGDGISMFNSDDIGNMSVLTGPSSAALYGSKAANGVVMLSTRTGEEGLSVSYSNNTTFMSPFMMPDFQRSYGALEGSFGSWSTTRMSKASTWSPEDFFQTGYNTTNSVSLSFGKGKSSTYLSAGVVKAEGIIPNNEFNRYNFTASHTNSFLKDRMHLSVLGMYINLNEQNMLASGQYYNPLVPIYLLSPSEDLNKYAVYERYDASRNFKTQYWDWGDMGMSMQNPYWIINRNMFNTAKNRFLMGASLSYDITDWLDVTARARIDYTDMLAEQKNYASTNKLFAGDYGRYYYNEYRTMQRYGDVMANINKTFFDQQLSLTATIGASIEDLKYRATLLGGDLTSVANLFTLSNMTANKASSKTTYNDQTQSVFATVQLGFRNMVFLDLTGRNDWSTALVNTKSLSMFYPSVGLSAVVTDIFGIQSKVLSYAKIRASYAEVGNAPMRYITVPTYPVSSSGPQTTTFLTAENYEPERTKSWEVGADVRLWGNKIIVGATYYNSRTLNQIFQPSISSTSTKTSMYVNGGRVDNKGVELSLEVNQKLGPVDWQSNVIYSRNRNKIVRMLHDYEINGERITQDSMVMGGTTGVKMVVREGGRMGDLYVNTLKTDDHGYIWVSPAGDIATDPNNFIYAGNTNPSYTLSWRNSFNWKGFSLGFMFNARVGGVGVSLTQAAMDYYGVSAVTAEARDNGGVLINGQRVGKIQSYYEKTANLGEGAIGSCYVYSMTNVRLGELTFGYDFPVQKWCKWIKGLNVSFIGRNLLMLYCKAPFDPELVSGSGTYSSGIDYFQQPSLRNLGFSVKVTF
- a CDS encoding BT_3987 domain-containing protein, yielding MKNIMKYTAAAAAMIVALSSCEEFEDYTVTVDGAPTLAYVNTGDENLFSTLVSHRPTGSSGNFSTEFYVRCNTPVHAATTVSLVYDASLVENYNAEHETQYAALPEEYLVMENATLTLPENSVQTEEPLRLSLNESADLAALTERYYLAALRIESPGMASSEMLGAVYLLVETETNLIRPITSTDDMAGFPAGDRSEWTADCANFANLFDGSSSTSSSFSASGNVVTIDMKTVHMMTGLAIDGGTMSRLSIEYSLDGKSWSQGGTPVDGETVSSGSTTYVAIYDYVEARYLRLTIDFSSSRSASISELDVYMIESTDPTLYLMTGENNLLTGKITHKKGVGSTCDLEAAFKVYTTISSQNGYQATVAADNSLIAAYNEQNGTSYEALPSENLLLENASQTIAGGDNASENEVRISLQGDLSGLTAKVGYLVPLKLTTSSSDAVVSESRGVVYVRINVENNVIRDIDSADDMVGFPAGGSSAWTADCGDAANLFDGNNGTAASGLSSSGNVITVDMKQTQMVTGLHLYTYGIGNVSIAYSLDGETWDTAGTVADGESVYNGSTWSAGDYYVALADYVEARYLQLSFDFTGWSQNLYEMEVYQIESTDPTIYAQCGADNVLTGTLTHHTVAGAISGVNAAFNVQTTITSPSGFSVGVEVDNSLVSTYNAAHGTSYAAMESQYVHLENVPCTIAADANKSADQVVVTLQGDLSSLTDANGYLIPLKLQAPSGAIVSESRGVVYVAVSVETSSELFRTNFTEASIEGEPVADRSGWKIIACDTEGIHTGTYDLLFDGDEASYIRTWGGPVSFTVDMGRDYDMTGMYFVSRSDYGAKYAPNEVMIEYSLDGVDYQMLGTPSQSAGSISVSLPDAYIALYGSQKVRYLRINASYGSNMGTGEFNIYAK
- a CDS encoding SusD/RagB family nutrient-binding outer membrane lipoprotein, which gives rise to MKFKNSIKLSLAAALLSLGACTGDFYEKNTNPDEATDEMLGWDDLRTGSAFMQLAQNVIPTFQIVGGEEYGSANFQVIQDLAGNIFAGYTGATKSSFRANNLYDILAAEWHNAMHDDAFQRAMGPWAQLDALREESPEAVALADVLKVAVMHRVTDTYGPIAYLSIGSSGIQQEYDSQEVIYNHFFEELDAAITLLTDFYEKNPSATLLANYDPIYKGNVRAWVKFANTLRLRLAMRVYYADRELSKAQAEAAINNSVGLMTDASDIAQFAKPATATQWEYPLYMIQYSFNGGDSRIGATIESYMNGYEDPRREAYFTKNSRGEYRGVRNGINITADYVLSDLLSSVNCTNNDAIVWMKPAEAWFLRAEYELHFGSKTAAGEYYNKGIECSFSTEGVSGVETYMTDNVKTPADYTDMVVSSNSASALGKITIAWEDSADDETMLERIITQKYLAIFPDGQEAWSEFRRTGYPKIFPNVINNQSGLISTSKQIRRLNFPSTEYATNAAAVQNAIVTLNGESSNPTGDNGGTTLWWDKKN